The Acidobacteriota bacterium genome contains a region encoding:
- a CDS encoding carboxypeptidase-like regulatory domain-containing protein codes for MASAITGPLAAAEVRVALHYEGPPDPPKERPVEVFARADGEDLVEPVPGKVPGSVVLHLKPGKLWTLGALGEGLWSGSPVVFVPPEGTEATLRLWPTGRVVGALQAAKGEEVPSSLWIRIRPEARREAKGEYDGPAGSVECPVQEERFACDLPAGRHDVRLASRPFVAHYRFGLEVAPERETTVGTLALVRGGSLVGWVEHEGDGSGKPASVRLVPQSAVPPIGPAGERMAQLTMHEEVSEKGFFQFEGVSPGHYDVIAEQEGFAPARALGVAVMRDQEAELPAPLVLEPVRPVDVVLDPPVDPWGKPWSVSVEDLNSVPRTLEELARDAASEEGRVSFALGRGSYLLRVETRQGDGWHEAPFEVSGEAVTLAVALQVVRVAGTVRLGGEPLEARVVFGGRYHAESVVLGSDGETGEYRGVLPRAGAWSVEILAVEPPVERSFRDVLVEDNGGDGVAEIDFELPATWLAGEVVDERGSPIDRFSIEVASLEEAGETVRRMVESPEGQFEIFGLPEGQAQVRAEAREGTSNRADVSLSEKVDPPFLRLVIQEVQEIQGRVVDAQGRGVPGAAVFLRGLRSLASFVPRTRTEADGTFAARVPRDETVVMVTVQAPGFALEMFRSPVSEKEQLVVSLDRRGGAMEVRFLDADDLAERELPGQGLFLLHRGAYLGFGALQSWRGVAGGGAAEPSRERIPSLEPGLYHLCRLSLADLASALSGQMAEDCVGGAITEGGVWQVEAPPPLKAVPPEVSFP; via the coding sequence ATGGCTTCCGCGATCACCGGGCCGTTGGCGGCGGCAGAAGTGCGGGTGGCCCTTCACTACGAAGGGCCACCCGACCCGCCGAAAGAGCGGCCCGTTGAGGTCTTCGCACGGGCCGATGGCGAGGACTTGGTGGAGCCTGTGCCGGGCAAGGTGCCCGGATCGGTGGTGTTGCATTTGAAGCCGGGAAAACTCTGGACCCTCGGGGCGTTGGGTGAAGGCCTGTGGAGTGGAAGCCCAGTGGTCTTCGTGCCGCCGGAAGGCACGGAAGCGACACTGCGTTTGTGGCCCACGGGGCGAGTAGTGGGTGCGCTCCAGGCGGCCAAGGGGGAGGAAGTGCCCAGCTCCCTCTGGATTCGCATTCGCCCGGAGGCGAGGCGCGAAGCGAAAGGCGAGTACGACGGGCCGGCGGGAAGCGTCGAATGCCCAGTCCAAGAAGAGCGCTTCGCCTGTGATCTGCCGGCCGGGCGCCACGATGTGCGTTTGGCTTCGCGGCCCTTCGTGGCGCACTACCGCTTTGGCCTGGAGGTGGCACCGGAGCGGGAGACAACCGTAGGCACTCTGGCGCTGGTCCGAGGAGGGTCGCTGGTGGGCTGGGTGGAACACGAGGGCGATGGTTCGGGTAAGCCGGCGTCGGTTCGCCTGGTGCCGCAGAGCGCCGTCCCGCCGATCGGGCCGGCCGGCGAGCGAATGGCGCAGCTCACGATGCACGAAGAGGTATCCGAGAAGGGATTCTTCCAGTTCGAAGGCGTTTCGCCCGGACACTATGACGTGATCGCGGAACAAGAGGGTTTCGCGCCGGCCCGCGCTTTGGGGGTGGCGGTGATGCGAGACCAGGAGGCGGAGCTTCCTGCGCCGCTGGTGCTGGAGCCGGTGCGCCCGGTGGACGTGGTCCTCGATCCCCCGGTGGACCCCTGGGGAAAGCCTTGGTCGGTGTCGGTCGAGGATTTGAACTCGGTACCGCGAACCCTCGAAGAACTGGCCCGAGACGCCGCATCGGAGGAGGGGCGCGTTTCCTTTGCGCTAGGGCGCGGCAGCTACCTGCTCCGGGTGGAAACTCGGCAGGGCGATGGTTGGCACGAGGCTCCTTTTGAAGTGTCCGGCGAGGCGGTGACCTTGGCCGTTGCGCTGCAGGTGGTGCGCGTGGCGGGAACGGTGCGGCTAGGAGGGGAGCCGCTGGAAGCCAGGGTGGTTTTCGGTGGCCGCTACCACGCGGAATCCGTGGTGCTCGGGTCCGATGGGGAAACCGGCGAATACCGTGGAGTGCTGCCGCGCGCCGGGGCCTGGAGCGTGGAAATCCTGGCAGTGGAACCGCCGGTGGAACGAAGCTTCCGAGATGTGTTGGTGGAGGACAATGGGGGAGACGGCGTGGCAGAGATCGACTTCGAGCTGCCCGCCACCTGGCTTGCCGGCGAGGTGGTGGACGAACGAGGCTCGCCGATCGATCGATTCTCCATCGAGGTGGCGAGCCTTGAGGAGGCTGGAGAAACCGTAAGGCGCATGGTGGAGAGTCCGGAGGGTCAGTTCGAGATCTTCGGCCTGCCCGAAGGCCAGGCGCAGGTGCGGGCGGAGGCTCGGGAGGGCACGAGCAACCGGGCGGATGTTTCGCTCTCCGAGAAAGTGGACCCACCGTTCTTGCGCTTGGTGATTCAAGAGGTCCAGGAGATCCAAGGTCGGGTGGTGGACGCACAGGGCCGTGGCGTGCCGGGTGCCGCCGTCTTCCTGCGCGGGTTGCGTTCGTTGGCGTCGTTCGTTCCGCGAACGCGAACAGAGGCGGACGGCACCTTTGCGGCCCGCGTGCCGCGCGACGAGACGGTGGTGATGGTGACGGTGCAGGCGCCGGGATTCGCCCTAGAGATGTTTCGCTCGCCGGTGTCGGAGAAAGAACAACTCGTGGTTTCCCTGGACCGTCGTGGCGGAGCGATGGAAGTGAGATTTCTGGACGCCGACGATCTCGCCGAACGGGAGCTGCCGGGGCAGGGGCTTTTTCTTCTGCACCGGGGCGCCTACCTGGGCTTCGGCGCCTTGCAGAGCTGGCGAGGAGTGGCTGGCGGAGGAGCCGCCGAACCTTCCAGGGAGCGGATTCCCTCCCTGGAACCTGGGCTCTACCACCTGTGCCGCCTATCTCTCGCCGACTTGGCGTCCGCTCTGAGCGGCCAGATGGC
- a CDS encoding carboxypeptidase-like regulatory domain-containing protein encodes MLLASGGELTLALRPAARLAARLDLPPQEGAPEAVQVRVAGVSAFGEESTRIECPIEKRRMACPIPAGTGLDLRLRARGFVSHYFWDQIAKPREELDLGSLALRRGGSLVDWLEAEGGPLRPEAWLQLNPQGGDGSAVPLAKEAARPTGTFRVHPTERGFFAFEGLSPGSYRLTAGQPGFAVSEVSPIRVFQNGESRLERPMVISPPLKLEVFLDPPQDAYGEDWRVELGRQEVVGRVDPVRLSKKRAEVGAWQQDGLPSGRYLLQVIDSQGAKFGEESFELTPTSGPLTIDLDLVAVEGTLRLGDEPLWAAVTFRWPGGGERVQMISEEDGTFFGFLPKAGEWNILVESEDPDVFRRFPRTAVERLSPQDPARVDLALPGTTLRGVVVDESGVEVAGAGVFVAPIPLAEVPAHQLADEEGEFSFEGLEAGLYEVTAEAERDGETLRSLPESVTLGEGLEPELRLVLYPELKIQGRVVTADGFPIPGATIDFGGLVGRATLALQGGVVTANGEGFFEASLPGHVDGVALDVLAAGFALRQILLFEDLDQPITVTVDSTRGTLVLQLPEEPIHWTDWSQPVPVVFHGPDSLGLAAGRLAQWAEINGVSPPISPTGVLTVPSMPPGEYSVCMVAPRYVDLDTKFLIPPERCEAGVLSPGAELHLRVPAWGGSENDGREAREAASNDETKG; translated from the coding sequence AAGAAAGCACTCGAATCGAGTGCCCGATCGAGAAACGCCGCATGGCCTGCCCGATTCCCGCAGGTACGGGGTTGGATCTTCGCCTGCGAGCGCGAGGCTTCGTATCGCACTACTTCTGGGATCAGATCGCCAAGCCGCGTGAAGAGTTGGACCTCGGCTCCCTCGCCTTGCGGCGGGGGGGCTCGCTGGTGGATTGGCTGGAGGCGGAGGGTGGTCCCTTGCGCCCAGAGGCTTGGCTCCAGCTCAATCCACAGGGCGGCGATGGTTCCGCAGTGCCTTTGGCGAAGGAAGCTGCGCGCCCCACGGGTACCTTTCGAGTGCACCCGACGGAGCGCGGTTTCTTCGCTTTCGAGGGTCTGAGCCCCGGCAGCTATCGCTTGACGGCCGGTCAGCCCGGCTTCGCGGTTTCTGAAGTGTCGCCAATCCGAGTCTTTCAGAACGGTGAATCGAGGCTGGAGCGCCCCATGGTGATTTCGCCTCCGCTCAAGCTCGAGGTCTTTCTTGATCCTCCCCAGGATGCCTATGGCGAGGACTGGCGAGTCGAACTGGGCCGCCAAGAGGTCGTCGGCCGTGTAGATCCTGTCCGCCTTTCGAAGAAGCGAGCCGAGGTGGGAGCGTGGCAGCAGGACGGCCTGCCTTCCGGCCGGTACCTACTCCAGGTGATCGACTCCCAAGGCGCGAAGTTCGGCGAAGAGTCTTTCGAGCTAACACCTACTTCCGGACCCCTCACGATCGACCTCGATCTCGTGGCCGTCGAGGGAACGCTACGCCTGGGCGATGAGCCGCTGTGGGCGGCGGTCACGTTCCGCTGGCCGGGTGGTGGCGAGCGGGTGCAGATGATCTCCGAGGAAGATGGCACGTTTTTCGGTTTTCTGCCGAAGGCGGGCGAGTGGAACATCCTCGTCGAATCGGAGGACCCGGATGTCTTTCGCCGTTTTCCGAGAACGGCGGTGGAGAGACTCTCACCACAAGATCCCGCACGGGTTGATCTGGCACTACCGGGCACGACCCTTCGCGGTGTGGTCGTCGATGAGAGCGGAGTCGAGGTGGCGGGCGCGGGTGTTTTTGTGGCACCGATTCCCCTGGCGGAAGTGCCGGCGCACCAGTTGGCGGACGAAGAGGGCGAGTTTTCGTTCGAAGGGCTGGAAGCCGGTCTCTACGAAGTGACGGCCGAGGCGGAGCGCGACGGTGAGACGTTGCGTTCCCTGCCGGAATCCGTGACCTTGGGCGAAGGGCTCGAGCCGGAGTTGCGGTTGGTCCTCTACCCCGAACTCAAAATCCAAGGCCGTGTGGTGACCGCCGACGGGTTCCCTATTCCGGGTGCGACGATCGATTTCGGAGGGTTGGTCGGCAGGGCGACGCTCGCTCTTCAAGGAGGCGTTGTCACAGCGAATGGCGAGGGCTTTTTCGAGGCCTCCTTGCCCGGGCATGTGGACGGCGTGGCTTTGGATGTGCTGGCGGCCGGGTTCGCGCTCCGCCAGATCCTTCTTTTCGAGGATCTCGACCAGCCCATCACAGTGACCGTTGACTCGACCCGCGGAACTCTGGTGTTACAGCTTCCGGAGGAGCCCATCCACTGGACCGATTGGTCGCAGCCTGTCCCCGTGGTATTTCATGGTCCGGACAGTCTCGGGCTGGCGGCAGGTCGTCTGGCGCAATGGGCCGAGATCAATGGCGTTTCGCCTCCGATCTCGCCAACCGGTGTGCTCACTGTGCCCTCGATGCCTCCTGGCGAGTACTCCGTGTGTATGGTGGCTCCCCGCTATGTGGACCTCGATACAAAGTTTTTGATTCCGCCGGAACGTTGCGAGGCGGGAGTCCTCAGCCCTGGGGCGGAGTTGCACCTTCGAGTGCCTGCCTGGGGAGGTTCTGAAAACGACGGCAGGGAGGCGCGGGAGGCGGCATCGAACGACGAAACCAAAGGATGA